One genomic segment of Kiritimatiella glycovorans includes these proteins:
- a CDS encoding glycogen synthase — protein sequence MPMKQLRRRKKPRILIITPEITYLPEGMGNMANRMSAKAGGMADVSASLIAALFNKGADIHVCLPHYRRMFNVEVGRLIAEELRVYKSKLPTSRIHLAEDRIFYYRENVYRGAGDDTRVALAFQREALNNIISMVKPDLIHCNDWMTGLIPGAARRQNIPCLFTVHNIHTQRITLAQIEDAGIDAAEFWPNLFYTVPPGCYEETRDTVPVDLLTSGIFGAHFINTVSPTFLSEVVEGRHDFVPEAVRYEMACKRDAGCAAGILNAPDPVYDPAADPMIEKHYEAQSHAEGKRENKLHFQEKVGLHRDSGAPLFFWPSRLDPVQKGCQLLTDILYDTVAAYAREGMQIAVVASGAYEPHLHDIVRFHDLYGRVAVCGFDEALSHLGYAASDFMLIPSLFEPCGLPQMISSIYGSLPIAHDTGGLHDTVVPLDAGAGTGNGFRFENYDSGGLRWAIDCAMAFYRLPEEQRAAQVSRVMRESGERFTHAAVARRYIEIYEKMLQRPLVEQF from the coding sequence ATGCCGATGAAACAGCTCAGGCGGCGCAAGAAGCCGCGCATCCTGATCATCACGCCGGAGATTACCTATCTCCCCGAAGGCATGGGAAACATGGCCAACCGCATGAGCGCCAAGGCCGGGGGAATGGCGGACGTCTCGGCTTCGCTGATCGCCGCGCTGTTCAACAAGGGCGCCGACATCCACGTCTGCCTTCCCCATTACCGGCGCATGTTCAACGTCGAAGTCGGCCGGTTGATCGCCGAGGAACTGCGCGTATACAAAAGCAAGCTGCCGACCTCGCGGATCCATCTCGCCGAGGACCGGATTTTTTACTATCGCGAAAATGTGTACCGCGGGGCGGGCGACGACACCCGGGTCGCGCTGGCGTTCCAGCGCGAGGCGCTCAACAACATCATCTCGATGGTGAAACCCGACCTGATCCACTGCAACGACTGGATGACCGGTCTGATCCCGGGCGCTGCGCGCCGGCAGAACATCCCCTGCCTGTTCACCGTGCATAACATCCATACGCAGCGCATCACGCTCGCGCAGATCGAGGACGCGGGCATCGACGCCGCGGAGTTCTGGCCCAATCTCTTCTACACGGTTCCTCCCGGCTGTTACGAGGAGACCCGCGATACCGTTCCGGTCGACCTGCTCACGAGCGGGATCTTCGGCGCCCACTTCATCAATACCGTCAGTCCGACCTTTCTCTCCGAGGTGGTGGAGGGTCGGCATGATTTCGTGCCGGAAGCGGTGCGCTACGAGATGGCCTGCAAACGCGATGCGGGCTGCGCGGCGGGGATTCTCAACGCCCCCGACCCGGTGTATGACCCGGCCGCGGATCCGATGATCGAGAAGCACTACGAAGCGCAGAGCCACGCCGAAGGCAAGCGGGAGAATAAGCTGCACTTCCAGGAGAAGGTCGGGCTCCACCGCGACAGCGGGGCCCCGCTCTTCTTCTGGCCCTCCCGGCTCGATCCCGTGCAGAAGGGCTGCCAGCTTCTGACGGATATCCTCTACGATACCGTCGCGGCCTATGCCCGGGAGGGTATGCAGATCGCCGTAGTGGCCAGCGGCGCCTACGAGCCGCACCTGCACGACATCGTCCGGTTCCACGATCTCTACGGGCGTGTGGCGGTGTGCGGGTTCGACGAAGCCCTCTCGCACCTCGGCTACGCCGCGTCCGATTTCATGCTGATCCCCTCGCTCTTCGAACCCTGCGGACTTCCGCAGATGATCAGTTCGATCTACGGGTCGCTCCCGATCGCCCACGACACCGGCGGGCTGCACGACACGGTCGTCCCGCTCGACGCGGGGGCCGGGACCGGCAACGGATTCCGCTTCGAGAACTACGATTCCGGCGGGTTGCGCTGGGCGATCGACTGTGCGATGGCGTTCTACCGGCTTCCGGAGGAGCAGCGCGCCGCCCAGGTTTCGCGCGTGATGCGCGAGAGCGGCGAGCGCTTCACCCATGCCGCGGTCGCGCGGCGCTATATCGAAATCTACGAGAAGATGCTGCAGAGACCCCTGGTGGAGCAGTTTTGA
- a CDS encoding alpha-amylase family glycosyl hydrolase, translating to MENPAVHGRERDLKVRTRLQDDAWLHPWLPELERRAHYAGEVERRLTGGSIPLRDFASGHEYFGLHRDGKGWVFREWAPNAAEIVLIGTFSGWEERDDFRLNRLNGRGDWELRLPEGAIGHGDLFRLRMRWDGGGGDRIPAWTRRVVQDAETGIFNAQVWAPDEPYRWRNPPPARPDFPLIYECHVGMAQEREGVGTFDEFREHTLPRVAAAGYQTIQLMGAMEHPYYGSFGYHVSSFFAASSRFGTPDEFKALIDAAHGLGLTVIIDLVHSHSVANEVEGLARFDGTPYQYFHAGARGEHPAWGSRCFDYAKPEVLHFLLSNCRFWMDEYRVDGFRFDGITSMLYHHHGLGTAFTSYEQYFGGDVDDDALAYLSLSNKLIHELNPHAVTIAEDVSGMPGLAAPHEEYGVGFDYRLAMGVPDHWFRLVGKVRDEDWSMGGLFHELTNRRPEERTVHYVESHDQAIVGGKTMIFAMMDAAMYEAMHAESTDLAVMRGMALHKMARLATFGCAQHAYMNFIGNEFGHPEWVDFPREGNGWSYRYARRQWSLRDDPGLKYHQLGDFDRAMLELYNRDRASFAVNLPGLLRVHEDDKILCFARGAYRFLFNFHPSNSVEDYPVETGPDLCRPVLDTDESRFGGQGRIAPDQTFRPGESAGPHEIRVYLPARTAMVLLSSTWGPPGEYRTRSRIP from the coding sequence ATGGAGAACCCCGCAGTCCATGGAAGGGAAAGAGATCTGAAGGTGCGCACCCGGCTTCAGGACGACGCCTGGCTGCATCCCTGGCTTCCGGAACTGGAGCGCCGGGCTCATTACGCGGGCGAAGTCGAACGCCGCCTGACCGGGGGCTCGATCCCGCTCCGCGATTTCGCCTCCGGCCACGAATACTTCGGGCTGCACCGCGACGGCAAGGGGTGGGTCTTTCGCGAATGGGCGCCCAACGCCGCGGAGATCGTCCTGATCGGCACCTTCAGCGGATGGGAGGAAAGAGACGACTTCCGTCTGAACCGGCTCAACGGGCGCGGCGACTGGGAGCTGCGCCTCCCCGAAGGGGCGATCGGACACGGCGATCTCTTCCGGCTCCGGATGCGCTGGGACGGCGGGGGAGGCGACCGCATCCCCGCCTGGACGCGCCGGGTGGTACAGGATGCCGAAACCGGGATTTTCAACGCCCAGGTGTGGGCGCCCGACGAACCCTATCGCTGGAGGAACCCCCCGCCCGCGCGGCCGGATTTCCCGCTGATTTACGAGTGTCACGTCGGTATGGCCCAGGAGCGGGAAGGGGTGGGGACCTTCGACGAATTCCGGGAGCACACCCTGCCGAGGGTCGCCGCCGCCGGCTACCAGACCATCCAGCTCATGGGCGCGATGGAGCATCCGTACTACGGATCGTTCGGGTACCACGTCTCCAGTTTCTTTGCCGCCTCCTCGCGGTTCGGGACGCCGGATGAATTCAAGGCCCTGATCGACGCCGCGCACGGTCTGGGGCTGACCGTCATTATCGATCTCGTCCACTCGCACTCCGTCGCCAACGAGGTCGAGGGTCTCGCCCGCTTCGACGGGACCCCCTACCAGTATTTCCATGCCGGCGCGCGCGGCGAACACCCCGCCTGGGGTTCGCGCTGCTTCGACTACGCCAAACCCGAGGTGCTCCACTTTCTTCTCTCGAACTGCCGATTCTGGATGGACGAATACCGGGTCGACGGCTTCCGTTTCGACGGCATCACCAGCATGCTCTACCACCATCACGGTCTCGGGACCGCCTTCACCTCCTATGAACAGTATTTCGGCGGAGACGTCGACGACGACGCGCTGGCCTATCTGAGCCTCTCCAACAAGCTGATTCACGAGCTGAACCCCCATGCCGTCACGATCGCGGAGGACGTCAGCGGCATGCCCGGGCTGGCGGCCCCGCACGAGGAGTATGGTGTAGGCTTTGACTACCGGCTCGCCATGGGCGTGCCCGACCACTGGTTCAGGCTGGTCGGGAAGGTTCGCGACGAGGACTGGTCGATGGGCGGACTGTTCCATGAACTGACCAACCGCCGGCCGGAGGAGCGTACCGTCCATTACGTCGAGAGCCATGACCAAGCCATCGTCGGCGGCAAGACCATGATCTTTGCCATGATGGACGCCGCGATGTACGAGGCGATGCACGCGGAATCGACGGACCTCGCGGTCATGCGCGGCATGGCGCTGCATAAGATGGCCCGGCTCGCCACGTTCGGCTGCGCGCAGCACGCGTACATGAATTTCATCGGCAACGAATTCGGACATCCCGAATGGGTCGACTTCCCGCGCGAAGGCAACGGCTGGTCGTACCGGTATGCGCGGCGGCAGTGGTCGCTGCGCGATGATCCCGGCCTCAAGTATCACCAGCTCGGCGACTTCGACCGCGCGATGCTGGAGTTGTACAACCGCGACCGTGCATCGTTCGCGGTGAACCTGCCCGGGCTCCTGCGGGTGCACGAGGACGACAAGATCCTGTGTTTCGCGCGCGGCGCATACCGCTTCCTCTTTAATTTTCACCCCTCGAACTCTGTCGAGGACTACCCGGTGGAGACCGGGCCGGACCTCTGCCGCCCTGTGCTCGACACGGACGAGTCGCGGTTCGGGGGTCAGGGTCGCATCGCTCCGGATCAGACCTTCCGCCCGGGGGAATCCGCGGGGCCGCATGAAATCCGTGTGTACCTTCCCGCCAGGACGGCGATGGTCCTCCTGAGTTCCACATGGGGACCCCCGGGGGAATATCGTACTCGTAGTCGAATTCCTTGA
- a CDS encoding ACT domain-containing protein, translated as MNLKQLSVFIENRPGGVSQPCRTLADEGINIITLSLADTEQFGILRLVVREWEKARDALETAGFVVKVTEVLATEVSDRPGGLAEILDALEEKGVNVEYMYAFTLKRGGQAVLIFRFDDMDRALEILRERGFNVLDGVELYRRAET; from the coding sequence GTGAATCTGAAACAGCTCTCCGTGTTTATCGAAAACCGCCCCGGCGGCGTGTCGCAACCCTGCCGCACCCTCGCGGATGAAGGCATCAACATCATCACCCTCTCGCTCGCCGACACCGAGCAGTTCGGCATCCTGCGACTGGTCGTCCGCGAGTGGGAAAAGGCCCGCGACGCGCTGGAAACGGCGGGCTTCGTGGTGAAAGTCACCGAGGTGCTGGCCACGGAGGTCAGCGACCGGCCCGGGGGGCTGGCGGAAATCCTGGACGCGCTCGAGGAGAAGGGTGTCAATGTCGAATACATGTACGCATTCACACTCAAACGCGGCGGACAGGCCGTGCTGATCTTCCGCTTCGACGACATGGACCGCGCCCTGGAGATCCTGCGGGAACGCGGGTTCAACGTACTGGACGGCGTCGAACTGTACCGCCGGGCGGAGACATAA
- a CDS encoding universal stress protein has protein sequence MNEEGTVRAVMAALDGSDYGAAAGEYALDFAQRLHASLAAVHVVDRRMLEGPFLADLSGSVGALPYGNELTNIRNILEERGRTILEAYRNRAAERGLEAGTRLEEGLPVRALLRSEEDADLLVFGQRGDQAEASADLPGSTAERLIRRSARPCLVTPRSFVSVQRIMTAYDGSGPSRHALQRAADLARGLEADMVVVTVAEPGGGEEEDAAHATLQEGKTLAAEAGVHPRGRIAKGDPQTVLPEAAAGEECQMLALGVSHHSWLSEHLVGSLSLRMVHETHLPVLLVR, from the coding sequence ATGAATGAAGAGGGTACGGTTCGCGCGGTGATGGCCGCACTCGACGGCTCGGACTACGGCGCCGCGGCCGGCGAGTACGCGCTGGATTTCGCGCAGCGCCTGCACGCTTCGCTTGCCGCGGTGCACGTGGTCGACCGCCGGATGCTGGAGGGTCCGTTCCTGGCCGATCTCTCGGGATCGGTGGGAGCGCTCCCGTACGGAAACGAACTGACGAATATCCGGAACATTCTCGAGGAGCGCGGGCGGACGATTCTCGAAGCCTATCGCAATCGCGCGGCCGAACGGGGGCTCGAGGCCGGGACGCGTCTCGAGGAAGGCTTGCCGGTGCGGGCCCTGCTTCGGAGCGAGGAGGACGCCGATCTGCTGGTCTTCGGGCAGCGGGGCGACCAGGCCGAGGCCAGTGCCGACCTGCCGGGGTCTACGGCCGAGCGGCTGATCCGCCGGTCCGCGCGGCCGTGCCTGGTGACGCCGCGCAGCTTCGTTTCCGTGCAGCGCATCATGACGGCCTACGACGGCAGCGGGCCTTCGCGGCATGCGCTGCAGCGGGCCGCCGATCTGGCGCGGGGGCTGGAGGCCGACATGGTGGTCGTGACGGTGGCGGAACCGGGCGGCGGCGAAGAGGAGGACGCGGCTCACGCGACGCTGCAGGAGGGCAAAACCCTGGCCGCGGAGGCCGGCGTCCATCCGCGCGGGCGTATCGCGAAGGGCGATCCGCAGACCGTGCTTCCCGAGGCCGCGGCCGGCGAGGAGTGCCAGATGCTCGCGCTGGGCGTTTCACACCACAGCTGGTTATCCGAACACCTGGTCGGGAGTCTTTCGCTGCGGATGGTCCATGAGACGCACCTTCCGGTGCTGCTGGTACGCTGA
- the pdxA gene encoding 4-hydroxythreonine-4-phosphate dehydrogenase PdxA, whose translation MNRNPPRRLPRIALTQGDPAGVGPELCLRAATSEQMRRLCRPVIFGDRAVLEGVAAKLDLPAPNHYFALTADLRDEPGEGTTAVDCATLDHLPAAGVVDAECGRAAYASLTAAIEAVRGGAFDALTTAPLSKAALHRAGIHENGHTEILAKKTFTRDYAMMLYSEHLALSFVTCHCALSDVPALCSRERVARVITLTDDALHRIRGRRPRLAVLGLNPHGGEQGAFGREEIEAIAPAIDDAQAAGIDAEGPLPPDAAFMPHHRERYDGWVCQYHDQGHVAFKMVALHEGVNVTLGLPLIRTSVDHGTAFDIARQGRADPGSLFAALRLAAALAADEGREGR comes from the coding sequence ATGAACCGCAACCCGCCACGCCGCCTGCCGCGCATCGCCCTCACCCAGGGCGACCCGGCCGGTGTGGGTCCGGAACTGTGCCTGCGCGCGGCGACCTCGGAACAGATGCGCCGCCTCTGCCGCCCGGTGATCTTCGGCGACCGCGCCGTCCTCGAGGGCGTCGCCGCGAAACTGGATCTCCCCGCCCCGAACCATTACTTCGCATTGACCGCGGATCTGCGTGATGAGCCCGGCGAGGGCACGACGGCGGTGGACTGCGCCACGCTCGATCACCTTCCGGCCGCGGGGGTGGTCGACGCCGAGTGCGGCCGCGCGGCCTACGCATCCCTGACCGCCGCCATCGAAGCGGTCCGCGGCGGGGCGTTCGACGCACTGACCACCGCGCCGCTCAGCAAGGCCGCGCTCCACCGCGCCGGCATTCACGAAAACGGACACACGGAAATTCTCGCGAAGAAGACGTTCACCCGGGATTACGCCATGATGCTCTACAGCGAACACCTGGCGCTGAGCTTCGTCACCTGCCACTGCGCCCTGTCGGACGTGCCCGCACTCTGCAGCCGGGAACGCGTCGCCCGCGTGATCACGCTGACCGATGACGCCCTGCACCGCATCCGCGGCCGGCGACCGAGACTGGCCGTACTGGGGTTGAACCCGCACGGCGGCGAACAGGGCGCGTTCGGACGCGAGGAGATCGAGGCCATTGCGCCGGCGATCGACGACGCGCAGGCCGCGGGGATCGACGCCGAAGGCCCGCTTCCCCCGGATGCCGCGTTCATGCCGCACCACCGGGAACGCTATGACGGATGGGTGTGCCAGTACCACGACCAGGGCCACGTCGCGTTCAAGATGGTCGCGCTCCACGAAGGAGTCAATGTGACCCTCGGACTGCCCCTCATCCGTACGTCGGTCGATCACGGCACGGCGTTCGATATCGCGCGCCAGGGCCGCGCGGATCCCGGCAGCCTGTTCGCGGCGCTCCGGCTGGCGGCGGCCCTGGCCGCGGACGAGGGCCGAGAGGGACGATAA